In Nicotiana tabacum cultivar K326 chromosome 2, ASM71507v2, whole genome shotgun sequence, the following proteins share a genomic window:
- the LOC107812344 gene encoding calcium-binding protein KRP1-like produces MTGTKTNDFQDMLPMMANKLGGDGLIRELCNGFQLLMDREKRVITFESLKKNSAILGLQNLRDDELMSMLREGDLNGDGVLDQMEFCVLMFRLSPELMEESEDLLELALQQEFKTNPTREEQLCS; encoded by the exons aTGACTGGTACAAAAACTAATGATTTTCAAGATATGTTACCAATGATGGCAAATAAGCTAGGTGGGGATGGTTTAATTAGAGAGCTATGTAATGGGTTTCAGCTATTAATGGATAGAGAAAAAAGGGTTATTACTTTTGAGAGTTTGAAGAAAAACTCAGCAATTCTTGGTCTACAAAATTTGAGAGATGATGAGCTGATGAGTATGTTGAGAGAAGGTGATTTGAATGGGGATGGTGTTCTTGATCAGATGGAATTTTGTGTGCTTATGTTCAGATTGAGTCCTGAATTAATGGAAGAATCTGAAGATTTGCTTGAATTAGCTTTGCAACAGGAATTCAAGACTAATCCAACAAG GGAGGAACAACTGTGCAGCTAG